The Pelmatolapia mariae isolate MD_Pm_ZW linkage group LG2, Pm_UMD_F_2, whole genome shotgun sequence sequence ATTTGCAGATTACAGCTCCACCACAAATCAAACTTCCATATTACAGCGAGACAGCTCAGCAAGGAAAAATAGTCAATCTCAGTAAGACTGAATGAAGACAGACTAAAAATTAATTGCATTTGCTCACACATTACTCAGCTGTAAGGTTTTCTAAGTACTCAGATGCAACACTGTTGAGGAAAACCCAAAGAAATGGCAAACAGAAGTTCATTCTAATAAATTGGAAATGTGGGTCAAATCCGTCAAATGGAGAAAGAAACTTGTCTCagtgaagacaaaaaaagaatgtACAAAagtcaaaacattttaattaaatcattaataaaacagataaaaatattAAGAAGACTCCGTGTAATAAACATCTTCACGTGAGCAGACAATGCAAACCAGCTTGCTCGAGCTCTCTCCTTGTCCATCTATTGACAATGGAGAAAGTTTTTTTCAAATCCAAGCAATGACATGTAAATAAtgcgcagtgtgtgtgtgtgtgtgtgtgtgtgtgtgtgtgtgtgtgtgtgtgtgtgtgtgtaaagaccTGGTAAAATCTGTGAGTCTTCAGtattaaaggaaaaatgtaacttttgatGCCTAAAGTGAGGATCTGGGTGCTTGACTTTATCCTTTTAGAGGGAACCATCATTTTAATGTAGtgtacgtttttttttttctgatcagTCACCTCTTCAAGGTGAATTTAACATTTACAACGAAGAGGGTGAAAATAATGTAAGATGACAgtgccactgctggcactgacATCTCATGTGAGGCCcactttagtgtttaagtaGTACAAGTGTAACAGTGTTTGTTGctgttattttattgtacatTATAAATTGTAATATTGCTGCAGTAATCGCGGCCAGTCTGCCGTAGCCATACTAGAGTGTGCTGTGCGGAGTGGTGTGTGGCGAGCCTGTGCACTGATAAAACACCGTTGTTTCCATTCAGGAAATAAAGTGGCAACGATCGATCAGAGACTCTTTGTCttcttaaaaacacaacacaacacagagtcGAGGAGTCTGTTTGGGCCGAACTGTTGCAGCGGGATGAAGCAGAAACCGGTTacacaagaaacaaacaaacaaggaaacatccacaaatatttctgaaaatgtagtggggtttttttttttaatttcaaatattgtatagcaagaaaaagctgcaaatgtgaacacatttttttctcactcttaactaactgaagcctgtCATTGACtaccaaaaaaacaaattggTACTCTCTTTATGGCCAGACACATGCCAGCACTTTTAATTTTGCTTCtacttaacaaaataaaaatgcagacataagtgtacacattagtttttgactgctattgaaaattgttttctttacaaataactctctcactgagctaacacagccaatccctcGACACTGTTGTgctctctgctcatattgcctttgtattaaataattttttttgctttttaaccctttaagactaccatagaaccaagtccaccagagcttatattatatttttacatgttgtagtgccATGTTGATGTTGATATACATGAATACAGCCATtacagcccaaattttaataatatgtatgcataaagtgcatagtaattacataaattgcaaaaaagtgcaataaactacaaaaaaattgaaaatcgtttttgtttttttaacatatatttctagttagagaagtttaagaggcttatccctcaaaactgtacatacaaaaaagttgcacaaactagtttcccaccacaggaaatttgttttaagtgtcttcatagttttatttttgaaatacaccaattttcatatactgcaggaaaaacaaaaataaatattataatgcaaatttgcaaaataacagcatatgcatcaaaataaactattcccagcagtgcaatatgagtcctaagcatcccagaaacgacacataaagtcataaagtcatAAAGTGGAGATATTTGTACGGGGCAACGGACAACTacagcagcagtagcagtagCGATGGCTACAAGTGATGGACGCGATTATTTTAAGAGAGCACGTCTCTTCTGGATGGTCACCCTGTCAGTGGCGCTGATATATTTCGCTTGCACAGTGTTTGCACCAGATGTAGTCCCATTTGAGCTTCTTGGTCCATTTGGCACCTTCTCCAAAAACCTTGCGTATAACCATCATGATCTACTGTACAAAGGGTGGTGGTTGACCTGTGCTATTCATATTTGTGAGGCCCTGGTTGCACTGAAGTTGTGCAGCAACAAAGGCATCAAGGACAAGACCACTCAGTGCCTGTGGTTTATCCAGACCTTTCTGTTCGGCTTCGCCTCCCTCCGCCTGCTAATTAAGT is a genomic window containing:
- the LOC134635055 gene encoding transmembrane protein 254-like — translated: MATSDGRDYFKRARLFWMVTLSVALIYFACTVFAPDVVPFELLGPFGTFSKNLAYNHHDLLYKGWWLTCAIHICEALVALKLCSNKGIKDKTTQCLWFIQTFLFGFASLRLLIKYDPERSKQD